The Fundulus heteroclitus isolate FHET01 chromosome 13, MU-UCD_Fhet_4.1, whole genome shotgun sequence genome contains a region encoding:
- the LOC105915858 gene encoding zinc fingers and homeoboxes protein 2 — MSSRRKSSTPCMVRVISDLPEEQEDPEDVMDVETLAANVKPANKQSEPPESNGKQDPRRENADKGAFLKPVETQNLEPLVQKVESDKADQSQDAEKADMGGLKDKEAESEQVSEKKQPRGYTCKYCPFQTQNLSDFKEHVDSSHPNVILNPLYLCAVCNFNTKKFDSLTEHNESQHPGETSFKFRRIQRNNQTILEQTIEGKDNSAECKMTNDQGEGNSSSALPQCVSAAVKTPSNMQSLFGGADLQSQLDGLIQKDQITALNINGTVIIPEPTMLQGLSHVTPMLQRPPNFNCVPKIAVPLNTTKYNPSLDDNLTLISSFNKFPYPTHAELSWLTAASKHPEEQIKVWFTTQRLKQGITWSPEEVEEARKKMFNGSIPPAHHTFTSPIAHPSAKASKQPVVHTTVEHPGQVRTTVSSELSIVSTTSSPAGVTIGSGHNLKRSLPTHLASPLGPEAKRPIMAVAPHSGDPKDKLLMAPPPPPPPQKDRLPMAPPPVPMEMKRPGAAPLLNAEMKRPSFPVPSMLPPSSSSSLLSSSKGKILSATGNSKTKPVISLPSMVFPESLTRPMIAPPPIYAPPFKNSLLVPRTTTISPKEKLANTHPLPDLNVPNSPPLINSHIRRPPIIQTVRSPAKVPSQIQGFPLDGKKLKEHQSLDVNAGYPRGNKIVGPLTEANGTSRMDGKLFQDQTFPAHNNGIIHLDGGDAPAPQKQDFNQKSSVMTQFPLLERMKGKTAKQLKVLEENFLRNSFPTHSDVDNLVATTRLSHQEIDSWFVERRALRDNLEQALLNSMGTKKLGVSGIPGMVEKQLHQQPHQTIQLNGVHKANTNVVNLKSPPLPSHALSIPNLNTCSVPPDGRSLALLKDDFAQTRWPSPEELHQLEGRKGLARSELARWFTDTRLQSMELTELFHNNGLNGGQGQPVCSPERTSSSIIQRCQEGAVTNNKVLELELGWLLDQRSSSLTSQQHTELQDQFAGRLRQQSMAEMKNGAQNGTQNGTQNGGVMGGAREVFGSWLEDGPLRRGRELLLDRDRKMAEETSGRLTG; from the exons ATGTCTAGCCGTAGAAAGTCCTCCACGCCTTGCATGGTCCGGGTCATAAGCGACCTGCCCGAGGAGCAAGAAGATCCAGAAGATGTGATGGATGTGGAAACACTGGCAGCCAACGTCAAGCCAGCGAACAAACAGTCTGAACCACCGGAAAGCAACGGAAAGCAGGATCCACGGCGGGAGAATGCAGACAAGGGGGCATTTCTAAAACCGGTGGAGACACAAAACCTTGAGCCATTAGTACAAAAGGTGGAGTCCGATAAAGCAGATCAAAGTCAGGACGCGGAGAAGGCAGACATGGGCGGACTGAAAGACAAAGAAGCTGAATCCGAACAGGTGTCGGAGAAAAAGCAGCCGAGGGGCTACACGTGCAAATACTGTCCGTTTCAGACGCAGAATCTGAGCGACTTTAAGGAACACGTGGACTCCAGTCACCCTAACGTCATTCTGAATCCACTGTATCTCTGCGCCGTGTGCAACTTCAACACCAAGAAGTTCGACTCGCTCACAGAGCATAACGAAAGCCAGCACCCAGGGGAGACGAGCTTCAAGTTCAGAAGGATACAAAGGAACAATCAGACTATCTTAGAGCAGACAATCGAAGGCAAAGACAATTCAGCTGAATGCAAAATGACAAACGACCAAGGCGAAGGCAACAGCAGCTCTGCGCTGCCACAGTGCGTTTCTGCAGCAGTAAAAACGCCCAGTAACATGCAATCACTCTTTGGAGGAGCAGACCTTCAAAGCCAGCTGGATGGTTTGATCCAGAAGGATCAGATCACAGCATTGAACATCAATGGCACGGTTATCATACCTGAACCCACCATGCTCCAAGGGCTCTCTCATGTCACCCCAATGCTTCAGCGCCCACCCAACTTTAACTGTGTACCAAAAATAGCTGTTCCCTTGAACACCACCAAATATAACCCTTCCTTGGACGACAATTTGACGTTAATCTCCTCCTTTAACAAGTTCCCTTACCCGACTCACGCCGAGCTGTCATGGCTCACCGCTGCCTCCAAGCATCCAGAGGAGCAGATCAAAGTCTGGTTCACCACCCAGCGGCTGAAGCAAGGCATCACCTGGTCCCCAGAAGAGGTGGAGgaagccagaaaaaaaatgttcaacgGTTCTATTCCCCCTGCGCATCACACGTTTACCAGCCCCATAGCTCATCCCTCTGCCAAAGCCTCCAAGCAGCCAGTCGTTCACACGACTGTCGAGCACCCAGGTCAGGTGCGGACGACTGTGTCCAGCGAGTTGAGTATCGTCTCCACCACGAGTTCTCCAGCAGGGGTGACGATAGGTTCCGGCCACAACCTTAAACGCTCCCTGCCCACGCACCTGGCGTCACCGCTTGGTCCCGAGGCAAAGCGGCCCATCATGGCGGTCGCCCCCCATTCCGGTGACCCCAAAGACAAACTTCTGATggctcctccaccaccacctccgCCCCAAAAAGACCGCCTACCGATGGCTCCACCACCGGTTCCTATGGAAATGAAGAGACCCGGAGCAGCTCCGCTACTCAACGCCGAAATGAAGAGGCCATCTTTCCCTGTGCCTTCAATGCTGCCACCATCTTCATCGTCGTCACTATTGTCGTCCTCCAAAGGGAAGATTCTCTCTGCAACTGGAAACTCCAAGACAAAGCCAGTAATCTCTTTGCCCTCTATGGTGTTTCCTGAGTCCTTAACAAGGCCGATGATAGCTCCTCCGCCTATCTATGCCCCACCATTTAAAAACTCTTTGCTTGTACCCCGTACTACGACCATTAGCCCCAAAGAAAAGCTCGCTAATACTCACCCTTTGCCTGATCTGAACGTCCCAAACTCTCCTCCGCTGATAAACTCTCACATAAGGCGGCCGCCCATCATCCAGACGGTTCGCAGTCCGGCTAAAGTCCCTTCGCAAATTCAGGGCTTCCCTCTGGACGGCAAGAAACTAAAGGAGCATCAGAGTTTGGACGTGAATGCCGGCTACCCCAGGGGAAATAAGATTGTGGGTCCTCTGACGGAGGCCAATGGGACGTCTCGTATGGATGGTAAATTGTTCCAGGACCAGACGTTCCCTGCTCACAATAACGGGATCATACATCTGGATGGCGGCGATGCGCCAGCGCCCCAGAAACAAGACTTTAATCAAAAGTCCTCCGTAATGACTCAGTTCCCTTTGCTGGAGAGGATGAAAGGAAAAACAGCGAAGCAACTGAAGGTCTTGGAGGAGAATTTCTTGCGCAACAGCTTCCCCACACACAGCGACGTGGACAATCTTGTGGCCACAACCCGCCTGTCTCATCAGGAAATCGACAGCTGGTTTGTGGAGCGCCGCGCACTACGCGACAACCTGGAGCAAGCCCTCCTGAACTCCATGGGCACCAAGAAACTGGGTGTCAGCGGTATCCCTGGTATGGTGGAGAAACAGCTACATCAGCAACCGCATCAAACTATACAGCTGAACGGGGTCCACAAAGCAAACACTAATGTGGTCAATCTTAAAAGCCCTCCGTTACCTTCCCATGCCCTCTCCATCCCCAACTTAAATACCTGCTCAGTGCCTCCAGACGGCCGATCACTGGCACTCCTCAAGGACGACTTTGCTCAAACACGGTGGCCTTCCCCTGAGGAGTTACACCAGCTGGAGGGTCGGAAAGGACTCGCTCGCTCCGAGCTCGCCCGCTGGTTCACCGACACTCGGCTGCAGAGCATGGAGCTGACGGAACTCTTTCACAACAACGGACTAAACGGAGGGCAGGGCCAGCCCGTGTGCTCCCCCGAGAGAACCTCATCCAGCATCATCCAGCGATGTCAGGAAGGAGCCGTCACCAACAACAAGGtgctggagctggagctgggCTGGCTGTTGGACCAGCGTTCCAGCAGCCTCACCAGTCAGCAGCACACTGAGCTCCAGGACCAGTTTGCTGGCAG ACTGAGGCAGCAGAGTATGGCCGAAATGAAG